The Streptomyces noursei ATCC 11455 sequence AGTCAGCGCGCCGAGCACATCTGGGAGGGCGTCTCCTCGGCGACCACCCGCTCCCGGCCGATCATCAACACCCGGGACGAACCGCACGCGGACGCCGAGCGCTACCGCCGTCTGCACGTCATCGTCGGTGACTCCAACATGTCCGAGACCACGATGATGCTCAAGGTCGGCGCCACCGACCTCGTGCTGCGGATGATCGAGGCGGGCACCGTCATGCGCGATCTGACGCTGGAGAACCCGATCCGGGCGATCCGCGAGGTCAGTCATGACACCACCGGACAGCGCAAGGTGCGGTTGGCCAGCGGACGTGAGGCGTCCGCGCTCGAAGTGCAACAGGAGTACTACGAAAAGGCCGTGGATTTCTGCGACCGCCGCGGAATCCGCACCGGCACCGTCGAGCGCGTCCTGGAGTTGTGGGGCCGCACGCTGGAAGCCGTTCGCGACCAGGAGCTGGACCGTATTGCGACCGAGATCGACTGGGTGATGAAACATCAGCTCATCGAGCGGTATCGCGCGAAGCACAACATCAGCATGTCCCATCCGCGCGTGGCCCAGATAGACCTCGCGTATCACGACATCCACCGCCGCCGGGGTCTTTACTACCTCCTGGAGCGGAAGGGGCAAGCGGCGCGGATCTGCAACGACTTGAAGATCTTCGAGGGCAAGTCGGTTCCGCCGCAGACCACGCGCGCGCGGTTGCGCGGCGACTTCATTCGCCGGGCCCAGGAACAGCGTCGTGATTTCACGGTCGACTGGGTGCATCTGAAGCTCAATGACCAGGCACAGCGCACGGTCCTGTGCAAGGACCCGTTCCGTTCCGTGGACGACCGGGTGGAGAAGCTGATCGCCGGAATGTGAGTGTCCGGAATGCGCAAGGGTGCGCCGGGAGCGTGAATGCTCCCGGCGCATCGTCGTGTCGGGCCGGGCCGCTGTGTTTACCGGAAGCGGCCACAGCGACAGGTCGTAGAGTGGCGGGCATTGCCCATCTACCCCACGAGCCCGAGTTGGACAGATGCTGAATTCTCCCGGGGGGCGCTTCCCCCGCCCCTTCGCCACGCACACCCGTCGCGCCGTCGCTGCCGCGCTGGCGGTGCCCGTTCTGCTCCTCACCGCCGCCTGCGGGTCCGACGACGGCAAGACCTCCGACGAGGCGGTGGTCAAGGTGACGGGCAAGCCCGGTGCGAAGCCGACGATCTCCGTGCCCAAGGACGCCAAGCCGGCCGACAAGGCCGTCACCAAGACCCTGGTCGAGGGCAAGGGCGCGGTGGTCAACAAGGGCGACCTGGTGCGGCTGGACTTCTCCGCGCAGACCATGAAGGGCCAGAACCTCGGTAGCAGCTGGACGCCGCAGCCGGGCGCCAAGCCGGGTGCGGCGCGCACCCAGGTCGTCACCGAGGTCACCGACCAGATGACGCAGCAGATGCTGCCGCCGAAGGTGCTGACCGCCGCGGCCGGGCAGAAGGTCGGCGGCCGGTTCGAGGTCGAGGGCACCGCCAAGGCGCTGATCGGCGAGGGCCTTAACCCGCAGTCGGGGATCAAGCCGGAGGACGGCCTGGTCTGGGTCGTCGACGTGGTCGGCGCGAAGAAGGTGGACAAGAAGGCGAAGGCCGAGGGCACCCAGGCGGCGCCGGAGGACGGGATGCCGGAGGCCAAGGCCGAGGACGACAAGGCCGCGACGATCACCATCCCCAAGGGGGAGAAGGC is a genomic window containing:
- the pafA gene encoding Pup--protein ligase, translating into MDRRIFGLENEYGVTCTFRGQRRLSPDEVARYLFRRVVSWGRSSNVFLRNGARLYLDVGSHPEYATPECDNVTELVTHDKAGERILEGLLVDAERRLHEEGIAGDVYLFKNNTDSAGNSYGCHENYLVARHGEFSRLADILIPFLVTRQLLCGAGKVLQTPRGAVYCVSQRAEHIWEGVSSATTRSRPIINTRDEPHADAERYRRLHVIVGDSNMSETTMMLKVGATDLVLRMIEAGTVMRDLTLENPIRAIREVSHDTTGQRKVRLASGREASALEVQQEYYEKAVDFCDRRGIRTGTVERVLELWGRTLEAVRDQELDRIATEIDWVMKHQLIERYRAKHNISMSHPRVAQIDLAYHDIHRRRGLYYLLERKGQAARICNDLKIFEGKSVPPQTTRARLRGDFIRRAQEQRRDFTVDWVHLKLNDQAQRTVLCKDPFRSVDDRVEKLIAGM
- a CDS encoding FKBP-type peptidyl-prolyl cis-trans isomerase; this encodes MLNSPGGRFPRPFATHTRRAVAAALAVPVLLLTAACGSDDGKTSDEAVVKVTGKPGAKPTISVPKDAKPADKAVTKTLVEGKGAVVNKGDLVRLDFSAQTMKGQNLGSSWTPQPGAKPGAARTQVVTEVTDQMTQQMLPPKVLTAAAGQKVGGRFEVEGTAKALIGEGLNPQSGIKPEDGLVWVVDVVGAKKVDKKAKAEGTQAAPEDGMPEAKAEDDKAATITIPKGEKAPTDLKQQVLIQGKGPEVKAGDGLIAQYTGVKWEDGKKFDSSWDHGGATAFQIGTGQVVQGWDQALVGKHVGDRVEIVIPPKLGYGASPQHELAKNTLVFVVDIVGTV